The Synchiropus splendidus isolate RoL2022-P1 chromosome 1, RoL_Sspl_1.0, whole genome shotgun sequence genome includes a window with the following:
- the col4a3 gene encoding collagen alpha-5(IV) chain isoform X3: MTIATQRNRSAERSRSLANMMERRNRLLVLMLLWSLEATPAETVVCQCRGPSLCHCDGVKGQKGQTGYLGYDGLPGGIGYPGHEGNQGPAGEKGGLGAAGVPGLKGSRGLPGKPGYPGPPGLPGLPGLEGPLGQPGLHGCNGTQGGRGSPGVPGLPGPAGLQGYPGPPGAKGDTLVFPLVQGEKGLPGPQGPDGVKGYTGDPGDAGQVGQPGPAGLPGRPGLAGSPGEKGQEGPSPVIPGPQGQKGDRGPPGVPGQKGIKLYAEGPKELKGEPGETGAKGCRGLPGLPGKVGEKGAKGEQGDPGPQGKPGKDGQPGGLGEPGEPGDPGYIGPPGIEGSNVCVQGEKGDRGAPGPPGEMVQNQRFLKGQRGIPGAQGPRGVPGEQGLIGIPGPPGQPGNAVDGPPGPDGPPGPPGLKGEPGEPGVFIIGPPGPEGVPGAPGAEGEAGEPGIPDFIQGDIGHPGTKGPKGLRGPPGTRGKDGPQGDRGDVCTVCQVSPGTPGPRGDPGEKGEDGILGTMGFPGPKGPKGVKGIGGPPGPQGTHGNPGEAGPPGPVGEPGIMQRVGLKGEVGERGRPGLPGIEGAGGPDGRPGPKGILGPKGNIGPRGPKGERGPLGVSGPRGPTGQTGPPGPHRIGIPGLVGSPGDVGLVGLPGEPGNPGDKGSPGDIRMSPGEPGQKGQKGLTGNPGPEGVPGPPGDPGPIGLRGEKGDGGFSVQGPPGFPGLKGEKGFPGAPGVSSLGIKGRAGPSGPPGMPGPKGDAAFGFPGQQGQLGPQGEEGAVGPQGSQGAAGPDGVPGPAGPDGPLGANGERGLDAPQGPMGLVGPCLPGSSGPIGSQGEVGVIGFTGVRGPKGIRGDHGLPGVGVLGLQGPPGAPGFDGETGPVGSIGFKGSKGIQGNSGSPGARGDPGPPGLSGSLGEVGKAGESGRLGEKGEKGLQGTRGSQGPPGPPGNKGDIGLKGTATRVPLYGVPGDPGEQGRTGPTGTKGNQGIPGSQGANGNHGDPGGPGQPGIPGEPGREGAVGLTGTRGLQGDPGMTGNPGKKGMPGSKGVCGEAGAYGIPGPEGVKGIKGDPSSPGLGPKGSRGEKGEPGFPGPAGVRGEPGEPGHFGAQGSIGLRGPKGDPGLRGCRGPPGPSGGKGCDGPPGDEGPPGPAGLTGNKGAPGDPGPAGPRGHQGQDGIPGPPGEKGAMGAPGSGPQGLEGVKGPLGCVGEVGPPGPCGQPGPQGAEGAHGTTGPPGVPGPPGIQGGDGACTQGEKGDRGLRGEAGEKGPPGCVGPPGPPGPGFKGDKGFKGATGSQGVPGCLGDPGPHGELGEDGPPGPQGHKGQMGTTGVPGPLGLRGSEGTPGNRGAQGLPGPPGRQGSPGGDVPMQVVLLPGDQGVAGEQGVPGLSGMPGAQGRAGIPAAKGSRGISGRQGRTGFPGPKGAKGEAGFPGQQGLTGVRGTTGAKGLPGPPGPCMDAPERNGFLFTRHSQELFVPVCPSGSSLLYGGYSLLFINGNNRAHGQDLGSLGSCLPRFTTMPFLFCNPDNTCRYASRNDYSYWLSTQEEGSGGAPFISGDLLKNFISRCSVCESRTNVIAVHSQTTSVPDCPPDWESLWSGFSFVMETGVGAEGSGQPLASPGSCLENFRKIPFIECHGRGTCNYYTDSYSYWLAALDPDHMFSKPKPRTHTGGNFPASGLISRCRVCRKR; this comes from the exons ATGACCATCGCGACCCAAAGGAACCGGAGCGCCGAGCGGAGCCGAAGCTTGGCGAACATGATGGAGCGGCGGAACCggctgctggtgctgatgctgctctgGTCCTTGGAAGCGACGCCGGCGGAGACG GTGGTGTGTCAGTGCCGGGGGCCGTCCTTGTGTCACTGTgacggggtcaaaggtcagaag GGCCAGACGGGTTACCTGGGCTACGACGGACTTCCTGGAGGGATTGGCTATCCAGGGCACGAGGGTAACCAAGGACCAGCTGGAGAAAAG GGCGGTCTGGGTGCGGCGGGAGTTCCTGGTCTGAAGGGGTCCCGG GGTCTCCCAGGAAAACCGGGTTACCCGGGTCCTCCAGGTCTGCCG GGTCTGCCTGGACTGGAGGGTCCTCTCGGCCAGCCTGGACTCCACGGATGTAACGGCACTCAG GGGGGCCGCGGATCCCCGGGAGTCCCTGGACTTCCAGGCCCTGCCGGGCTACAA GGCTACCCAGGGCCACCTGGAGCAAAG GGAGACACGCTGGTCTTCCCGCTCGTTCAGGGAGAAAAAGGGCTGCCTGGACCGCAGGGACCAGATGGAGTCaag GGCTACACCGGAGATCCGGGTGACGCTGGGCAAGTAGGCCAGCCGGGACCTGCTGGACTACCT GGACGTCCAGGGTTGGCGGGCTCACCGGGAGAGAAG ggTCAAGAGGGTCCAAGCCCAGTAATTCCTGGTCCTCAGGGTCAGAAG GGGGATCGCGGACCTCCAGGAGTTCCGGGGCAAAAAGGAATCAAACTTTATGCCGAAGGGCCAAAGGAACTGaag GGAGAACCTGGGGAAACGGGAGCAAAAGGTTGTCGTGGACTTCCT GGTCTTCCGGGTAAAGTGGGAGAGAAAGGAGCCAAGGGTGAGCAAGGAGATCCAGGCCCTCAG GGAAAACCAGGCAAAGACGGACAACCCGGAGGCCTTGGAGAGCCG GGGGAGCCTGGGGACCCTGGATACATTGGCCCACCGGGCATTGAAGGAAGCAAT GTTTGTGTCCAGGGAGAGAAGGGTGACCGAGGTGCTCCTGGTCCTCCAGGTGAG ATGGTCCAGAATCAGAGATTTCTCAAGGGTCAGCGGGGCATCCCAGGTGCACAAGGACCTCGAGGGGTCCCTGGAGAGCAAG GACTTATTGGCATCCCCGGTCCTCCAGGTCAACCAG GCAACGCTGTGGACGGGCCTCCAGGACCAGACGGACCCCCGGGTCCACCAGGACTAAAAGGAGAACCAGGAGAACCCGGAGTGTTTATCATTGGCCCTCCGGGTCCAGAGGGTGTTCCAGGCGCTCCAGGTGCtgagggagaagcaggagaACCTGGAATTCCAG ACTTCATACAGGGAGATATTGGACATCCAGGAACTAAAGGTCCTAAAGGCCTGAGGGGACCTCCTGGAACAAGAGGGAAGGATGGTCCACAAG GCGATAGAGGGGATGTGTGCACGGTCTGCCAAGTGTCACCTGGGACCCCAGGACCTCGGGGCGACCCTGGAGAGAAGGGTGAAGACGGAATACTCG GCACCATGGGATTTCCAGGACCTAAAGGCCCAAAAGGAGTGAAAGGTATTGGCGGTCCACCCGGTCCTCAG GGCACCCATGGAAACCCTGGGGAGGCTGGTCCTCCTGGACCAGTGGGGGAGCCGGGCATCATGCAGAGGGTTGGCCTGAAGGGGGAAGTTGGAGAGCGTGGACGACCAGGCCTGCCAGGCATTGAGGGTGCTGGTGGACCTGATGGACGTCCTGGACCAAAGGGCATTTTGGGACCAAAGGGCAACATT GGTCCTCGAGGGCCAAAGGGTGAGCGAGGCCCTCTTGGTGTTTCCGGTCCCAGAGGACCAACAGGGCAAACAGGACCACCTGGCCCACATAGAATCGGCATTCCAGGACTTGTAGGATCACCAGGGGATGTGGGACTTGTAGGGCTGCCCGGGGAACCAGGAAATCCGG GAGACAAGGGTTCCCCCGGAGACATAAGAATGTCCCCCGGTGAGCCAGGCCAGAAGGGTCAGAAAGGTTTAACTGGGAATCCTGGACCTGAAG GTGTGCCTGGACCACCTGGTGACCCTGGTCCCATTGGTCTCAGGGGGGAAAAGGGAGATGGAGGGTTTTCTGTACAGGGACCTCCTGGCTTTCCAGGACTCAAAG GAGAGAAGGGCTTTCCTGGAGCTCCAGGTGTCAGTAGTCTGGGAATCAAGGGACGGGCAGGACCATCCGGACCTCCAGGAATGCCAGGGCCAAAG GGGGATGCTGCTTTTGGCTTTCCTGGACAGCAGGGACAGTTGGGTCCACAAGGAGAGGAAGGAGCTGTGGGACCACAAGGCAGCCAAGGAGCAGCGGGACCAGATGGTGTGCCAGGTCCTGCAGGACCAGATGGACCACTTGGTGCTAATG GTGAAAGGGGACTGGATGCTCCACAAGGTCCGATGGGTCTTGTTGGACCTTGTTTACCGGGATCCTCTGGACCCATTGGAAGTCAGGGAGAAGTGGGCGTCATCGGCTTTACTG GGGTGAGAGGCCCAAAGGGGATTCGTGGTGACCATGGACTACCCGGCGTTGGAGTTTTAGGTCTTCAAGGACCTCCTGGTGCTCCAGGATTTGATGGGGAAACAGGGCCTGTGGGAAGTATTGGATTTAAAGGCTCGAAAGGAATTCAAGGAAATTCTGGTAGTCCAG GTGCAAGGGGGGACCCCGGACCCCCAGGACTTTCTGGAAGTCTTGGTGAGGTCGGCAAAGCAGGAGAGTCCGGAAGACTGGGAGAAAAAG GCGAGAAAGGTCTTCAGGGCACCAGGGGCTCTCAGGGCCCTCCTGGTCCACCAGGCAACAAAGGCGACATCGGCCTCAAAGGAACAGCAACTAGAGTTCCGTTGTATGGTGTGCCTGGAGACCCAGGGGAGCAAG GTCGGACTGGTCCTACTGGTACTAAAGGAAATCAAGGGATTCCAGGTTCACAAGGAGCAAATGGCAACCATGGAGATCCAGGAGGTCCAGGACAGCCAG GGATTCCTGGAGAACCAGGAAGAGAGGGAGCAGTTGGTCTTACTGGCACCCGTGGGCTCCAAGGCGATCCTGGTATGACAGGAAATCCAG GTAAAAAAGGCATGCCGGGCTCTAAGGGGGTTTGTGGAGAAGCTGGTGCATATGGAATTCCAGGACCTGAAGGCGTTAAAGGTATAAAAGGAGATCCAAGCTCACCAGGCCTGGGTCCTAAAGGATCTCGCGGAGAGAAG GGAGAGCCCGGTTTTCCTGGCCCTGCAGGTGTGAGAGGAGAGCCAGGGGAACCTGGACACTTTGGTGCTCAAGGATCCATAGGCCTCCGTGGTCCAAAAGGAGATCCTGGACTTCGAGGCTGCAGAG GTCCGCCTGGCCCCTCTGGTGGTAAAGGTTGTGATGGTCCACCTGGAGATGAAGGACCTCCTGGTCCAGCCGGACTTACAG GCAACAAAGGGGCTCCAGGAGATCCAGGTCCCGCAGGTCCCAGAGGACACCAAGGACAAGATGGTATACCTGGGCCTCCCGGAGAAAAAGGAGCAATGGGAG CTCCTGGCAGTGGACCACAAGGCCTGGAGGGTGTAAAAGGTCCACTGG GGTGCGTCGGAGAGGTGGGTCCCCCTGGTCCCTGTGGCCAGCCTGGTCCACAAGGGGCTGAGGGAGCTCATGGTACCACTGGTCCCCCGGGAGTTCCAGGTCCTCCCGGCATACAGGGTGGGGATGGGGCCTGTACTCAAGGAGAGAAAGGAGACCGAGGACTGAGAGGGGAAGCGGGAGAAAAAG GTCCACCAGGGTGTGTAGGCCCTCCTGGTCCTCCAGGCCCTGGTTTTAAAGGAGACAAGGGATTTAAAGGAGCCACGGGCAGTCAAGGAGTACCTGGATGTCTTGGTGATCCTGGACCACATGGAGAACTG GGGGAAGATGGACCACCAGGTCCACAAGGTCATAAAGGCCAAATGGGAACTACAGGAGTCCCAGGACCTCTTG GATTGAGAGGGAGTGAAGGAACACCAGGAAACAGAGGCGCTCAGGGACTTCCTGGACCTCCAGGAAGGCAAG GTTCCCCGGGCGGAGACGTGCCAATGCAAGTCGTGCTGCTACCGGGTGATCAAGGTGTGGCTGGAGAGCAGGGGGTTCCAGGACTCTCTGGAATGCCAGGTGCCCAGGGAAGAGCGGGCATCCCAG CTGCTAAAGGCAGCAGAGGTATCTCAGGCCGCCAGGGACGGACTGGTTTTCCAGGGCCGAAAGGAGCAAAGGGAGAGGCGGGATTCCCGGGACAACAGG GGCTCACTGGTGTTCGGGGCACCACTGGCGCCAAAGGTCTCCCTGGCCCACCTGGTCCTTGCATGGATGCGCCAGAGAGGAACGGCTTCCTCTTCACACGCCACAGTCAGGAACTGTTTGTGCCGGTCTGTCCTTCTGGGTCCAGCCTGCTCTACGGTGGCTACTCGCTGCTGTTCATCAACGGAAACAACCGTGCGCACGGGCAAGACCTGG GGTCGCTAGGCAGCTGTCTGCCCCGCTTCACCACCATGCCCTTCCTCTTCTGCAACCCCGACAACACCTGCCGCTACGCCTCACGCAACGACTACTCCTACTGGCTGTCCACTCAAGAGGAGGGGTCGGGCGGCGCGCCCTTCATCTCCGGGGACCTGCTGAAGAACTTCATCAGCAG GTGCAGCGTGTGCGAGTCCAGAACCAACGTGATCGCCGTTCACAGTCAGACCACTTCTGTTCCGGATTGCCCGCCTGACTGGGAGTCTCTGTGGTCAGGCTTCTCCTTTGTGATG GAGACCGGGGTCGGGGCAGAAGGATCGGGCCAACCTCTGGCCTCTCCGGGATCCTGCCTGGAAAATTTCCGCAAAATTCCCTTCATCGAGTGTCACGGCAGAGGAACCTGCAACTACTACACCGACTCGTACAGTTACTGGCTGGCAGCCCTCGACCCCGACCACATGTTCAG CAAACCCAAGCCTCGGACTCACACCGGCGGCAACTTCCCGGCCTCTGGTCTGATCAGCCGCTGCAGAGTGTGCAGGAAGCGCTAG